Proteins from one Oncorhynchus tshawytscha isolate Ot180627B linkage group LG16, Otsh_v2.0, whole genome shotgun sequence genomic window:
- the ube4b gene encoding ubiquitin conjugation factor E4 B isoform X1, which translates to MEELSADEIRRRRLARLAGGQTSQPSTPLSTPLTSPQRETPPWPLPGTSGATPQPLPPAASHSLGLNVQSVTPATSPIGASGVTYCSQSSEGVSSLSSSPSNSLETQSQSLSRSQSMDIDTASCEKSSMSQVDVDSGIENMEVEDSDRREKRDLAEKESAENSDVSEEQALQLICKILRVSWKEQDRDVIFLPLLAAEFHQSSLKDVFSDFKDLIGQILMEVLLMSTQLHVHNPFASLTATSEPIAAAKSLDHHLTLIQPSSQGSSPMAPCAGSFGASSLSSLYGCSPHSLALNAARMISPPLSTPTSPSLHPMVAPSPPSMAYPPRLSLNLPSAPLPISQRYRPYSVTSPLGISTPPSPRLASLPGLSRGPITEGLPVPPIILAQAPAPPLPTSPQSVPLPSTSPHPPTSMPLPLVPPSPRSAARGAALATRIPSSPLSLLFFALSDMSQDSSEEEPEDEQEEDFTQVQFGSSLGVSGGGMAWESCGDRFTIEACKETEMLNYLIERFDSVGMEEKKAPKICSHPSVSQLLSNIRSQCISHAVLVLQGALTQPRGPLQQSLLVPYMLCRNLPYGFIQELARITYQEEEVFRQIFVPILQGLGLAVKECSFDSDNFKFPLMALAELCEIKFVKTHPMCNLMTSLPLWCPKSLSPGTGREVQRLSFLGAFFSLSVFAEDDSKVGDKYFSGPAITTENTRVVSQSLQHYLESARGEMFKILHNILLNGETREVALNYMAALVNRNVKKAQMQTDDKLVSTDGFMINFLSVLQQLSMKIKLETVDPYYIFHPHCRLHVSPEETRLKATMEELKTWLAEMYNDPSKFSEPKFPTECFFLTLHTHHLSILPGCRRYIRRLRAIRELNRTVEELKNSESQWKDSPLASRHREMLKRCKTQLKKLVRSKACADAGLLDENLLRRCLQFYSMVIQLILRMVDPAYPHMSLPLNPEIPKSFAALPEFYIEDVAEFLLFVVQYSPQVLYEPCVQDIVTFLVVFICSQNYIRNPYLIAKLVEVLFVTNPAVQLRTQRFSEMMENHPLSVKQLVPALMKFYTDVEHTGATSEFYDKFTIRYHISTIFKSLWQNMGHHGTFLEEFNSGKQFVRYINMLINDTTFLLDESLESLKRIHEVQEEMKNKEQWDLLPREQQQSRQSQLTQDERVSRSYLALATETVDMFHILTKQVQKPFLRPELGPRLAAMLNFNLQQLCGPKCRDLKVENPEKYGFEPKKLLDQLTDIYLQLDCARFAKAIADDQRSYSQELFEEVISKMTKAGIKSTIAIEKFKLLSEKVEEIVARNSQSEMDYSDAPDEFKDPLMDTLMTDPVILPSGNIMDRAIILRHLLNSPTDPFNRQPLNESMLESLPELKERIQAWMREKQGQGRFL; encoded by the exons CAGCATGTCCCAGGTGGATGTGGACTCAGGGATAGAGAACATGGAGGTGGAGGACAGTGATCGCAGGGAGAAGAGGGACCTGGCTGAAAAG GAATCCGCTGAGAACTCAGATGTCTCTGAAGAGCAGGCTCTGCAGCTCATCTGTAAGATCCTACGCGTTTCCTGGAAGGAGCAGGACAGAGACGTTATTTTTCTCCCCTTGCTCGCCGCCGAGTTCCACCAGAGCAGCCTCAAAGACG tcTTCTCTGACTTCAAAGACCTGATTGGCCAGATCCTGATGGAGGTGCTCCTGATGTCTACCCAGTTGCACGTCCACAACCCCTTTGCCAGCCTGACTGCCACGTCCGAGCCAATTGCTGCTGCCAAATCTCTTGACCACCACCTGACGCTGATCCAGCCCTCCAGCCAGGGCAGCAGTCCCATGGCCCCCTGTGCAGGCTCGTTTGGGGCCAGCTCTTTGTCCAG CCTGTACGGGTGTAGTCCGCACTCGCTGGCTTTGAATGCAGCCAGGAtgatctctccacctctctccacccccaccagcccATCCCTGCATCCAATGGTAGCCCCAAGTCCCCCTTCCATGGCCTACCCCCCTaggctctctctcaacctcccttcCGCCCCTCTGCCTATCTCCCAGCGCTACCGGCCCTACTCTGTCACCTCTCCCTTGGGGATCTCCACCCCCCCTAGCCCCAGACTGGCTAGCCTCCCTGGGCTTTCACGCGGCCCTATCACTGAAGGTCTCCCGGTACCGCCCATCATTTTGGCCCAGGCCCCGGCCCCGCCATTACCAACTAGCCCCCAGTCGGTTCCCCTCCCCTCTACTAGTCCTCATCCGCCCACCTCCATGCCCCTCCCTCTGGTACCCCCCTCACCCAGATCAGCTGCCCGAGGAGCTGCCCTCGCCACCCGGATCCCGTCTAG CCCCCTATCCCTCCTGTTCTTCGCCCTCTCTGATATGTCTCAGGACAGCAGCGAAGAAGAGCCTGAGGATGAGCAGGAGGAAGATTTTACGCAGGTCCAGTTTGGGTCCAG TCTCGGTGTGTCCGGAGGGGGAATGGCCTGGGAATCCTGCGGCGACCGGTTCACCATCGAAGCGTGCAAGGAGACAGAGATGCTCAACTACCTCATCGAGCGCTTTGACAGTGTGGGCATGGAGGAAAAGAAGGCGCCCAAG aTTTGCAGCCACCCCAGTGTCAGCCAGCTCCTCAGCAACATACGCTCACAGTGTATTTCCCACGCCGTTCTTGTCCTTCAGGGTGCCCTCACGCAGCCCAG GGGTCCTCTGCAGCAGTCCCTGCTGGTACCTTACATGCTGTGCCGTAACCTGCCGTATGGCTTTATCCAGGAGCTGGCCCGCATTACCtaccaggaggaggaggtcttCAGACAG ATCTTTGTTCCAATCCTTCAAGGGCTGGGTCTGGCTGTGAAAGAATGTTCCTTCGACAGTGACAACTTCAAATTCCCCCTGATG GCATTAGCTGAGCTATGTGAAATCAAGTTTGTGAAGACTCACCCCATGTGCAATTTG atgaCGTCTTTGCCCCTGTGGTGTCCTAAGTCTCTGAGCCCGGGGACTGGCCGAGAAGTCCAGAGACTCTCCTTCCTGGGAGCCTTCTTCAGCCTGTCGGTCTTTGCAGAGGATGAC TCCAAAGTTGGTGACAAGTACTTCTCAGGCCCTGCGATCACCACAGAGAACACTCGCGTGGTCAGTCAATCCCTGCAGCACTACCTGGAGTCAGCCCGG GGTGAAATGTTTAAAATCCTCCACAACATCCTACTGaatggagagacaagagaggtaGCTCTCAACTACATGGCAGCTCTGGTCAACCGCAATGTGAAGAAAGCCCAGATGCAG ACGGACGACAAGCTGGTGTCCACAGATGGCTTCATGATCAACTTCCTGTCGGTGCTGCAGCAGCTGAGCATGAAGATCAAGCTGGAGACGGTGGACCCCTATTATATCTTCCACCCCCACTGCCGCCTGCATGTCAGCCCCGAGGAGACCCGGCTCAAGGCCACCATGGAAGAGCTTAAGACCTGGCTGGCCGAGATGT ACAACGACCCCTCCAAGTTCTCTGAGCCCAAGTTCCCCACAGAGTGTTTCTTTCTGACACTGCACACCCACCACCTGTCCATCCTACCGGGCTGCCGACGCTACATCCGCAGACTGAGAGCCATCCGCGAGCTCaacag GACCGTGGAGGAGCTGAAGAACAGTGAGAGCCAGTGGAAGGACTCTCCGCTGGCCAGCCGACACCGAGAGATGCTAAAGAGATGCAAAACCCAGCTCAAA AAACTGGTGCGCTCCAAAGCCTGTGCCGACGCAGGGCTTCTGGATGAGAACCTTTTACGCAGATGTCTGCAGTTCTACAGTATGGTCATTCAGCTCATTCTACGCATGGTGGATCCCGCCTACCCACA CATGAGTCTACCGCTGAATCCGGAGATTCCCAAAAGCTTTGCTGCTCTGCCGGAGTTTTACATTGAAGATGTGGCCGAGTTCCTGCTTTTCGTTGTGCA GTATTCCCCTCAGGTCCTGTATGAGCCCTGCGTCCAGGACATTGTCACTTTTCTGGTGGTGTTCATCTGCAGTCAGAACTACATCCGGAACCCCTACCTGATCGCCAAGCTGGTGGAAGTGCTTTTTGTCACCAACCCGGCGGTGCAGCTGCGCACCCAGCGCTTTTCCGAGATGATGGAGAACCACCCCCTGTCCGTCAAACAGTTGGTCCCGGCCCTCATGAAGTTCTACACAG ATGTGGAGCACACCGGTGCCACCAGCGAGTTCTACGATAAGTTCACCATCCGCTACCACATCAGCACCATCTTCAAGAGCCTCTGGCAGAACATGGGCCACCACGGCACATTCTTGGAGGAGTTCAA CTCTGGCAAGCAGTTTGTGCGCTACATCAACATGTTGATCAACGACACCACCTTCCTGCTGGATGAGAGCCTGGAGTCCCTAAAGCGCATCCATGAGGTCCAGGAGGAGATGAAGAACAAGGAGCAGTGGGATCTGCTTCCCAGG GAGCAGCAGCAGAGCCGCCAGTCCCAGCTGACCCAGGACGAGCGGGTGTCGCGCTCCTACCTGGCACTGGCCACAGAGACTGTTGACATGTTCCATATCCTTACCAAGCAGGTCCAGAAGCCCTTCCTCCGGCCC GAGTTGGGGCCTCGTCTGGCAGCCATGCTGAACTTTAACCTCCAGCAGCTTTGCGGGCCGAAGTGCCGGGACCTGAAGGTGGAGAACCCAGAGAAGTATGGTTTTGAGCCCAAAAAGCTCCTGGACCAGCTTACTGACATTTACCTGCAACTTGACTGTGCCCGCTTTGCCAAGGCCATCGCCGATGACCAG CGGTCGTACAGTCAAGAACTCTTTGAGGAAGTTATTTCCAAGATGACGAAAGCCGGCATCAAGTCTACCATCGCCATTGAAAAATTCAAGCTACTATCGGAGAAGGTGGAGGAGATTGTCGCAAGGAACTCTCAGTCCGAAATGGACTACAGTGACGCACCTGATGAGTTTAAAG ATCCTCTGATGGACACCCTAATGACAGACCCTGTGATATTGCCCTCTGGGAACATCATGGACCGAGCCATCATCCTCCGCCACCTTCTCAACTCCCCCACTGACCCCTTCAACAGACAGCCGCTCAACGAAAGCATGCTGGAGTCAC TCCCTGAACTGAAGGAGAGGATCCAGGCATGGATGAGAGAGAAGCAAGGCCAGGGACGTTTCCTCTAA
- the ube4b gene encoding ubiquitin conjugation factor E4 B isoform X2 codes for MEELSADEIRRRRLARLAGGQTSQPSTPLSTPLTSPQRETPPWPLPGTSGATPQPLPPAASHSLGLNVQSVTPATSPIGASGVTYCSQSSEGVSSLSSSPSNSLETQSQSLSRSQSMDIDTASCEKSMSQVDVDSGIENMEVEDSDRREKRDLAEKESAENSDVSEEQALQLICKILRVSWKEQDRDVIFLPLLAAEFHQSSLKDVFSDFKDLIGQILMEVLLMSTQLHVHNPFASLTATSEPIAAAKSLDHHLTLIQPSSQGSSPMAPCAGSFGASSLSSLYGCSPHSLALNAARMISPPLSTPTSPSLHPMVAPSPPSMAYPPRLSLNLPSAPLPISQRYRPYSVTSPLGISTPPSPRLASLPGLSRGPITEGLPVPPIILAQAPAPPLPTSPQSVPLPSTSPHPPTSMPLPLVPPSPRSAARGAALATRIPSSPLSLLFFALSDMSQDSSEEEPEDEQEEDFTQVQFGSSLGVSGGGMAWESCGDRFTIEACKETEMLNYLIERFDSVGMEEKKAPKICSHPSVSQLLSNIRSQCISHAVLVLQGALTQPRGPLQQSLLVPYMLCRNLPYGFIQELARITYQEEEVFRQIFVPILQGLGLAVKECSFDSDNFKFPLMALAELCEIKFVKTHPMCNLMTSLPLWCPKSLSPGTGREVQRLSFLGAFFSLSVFAEDDSKVGDKYFSGPAITTENTRVVSQSLQHYLESARGEMFKILHNILLNGETREVALNYMAALVNRNVKKAQMQTDDKLVSTDGFMINFLSVLQQLSMKIKLETVDPYYIFHPHCRLHVSPEETRLKATMEELKTWLAEMYNDPSKFSEPKFPTECFFLTLHTHHLSILPGCRRYIRRLRAIRELNRTVEELKNSESQWKDSPLASRHREMLKRCKTQLKKLVRSKACADAGLLDENLLRRCLQFYSMVIQLILRMVDPAYPHMSLPLNPEIPKSFAALPEFYIEDVAEFLLFVVQYSPQVLYEPCVQDIVTFLVVFICSQNYIRNPYLIAKLVEVLFVTNPAVQLRTQRFSEMMENHPLSVKQLVPALMKFYTDVEHTGATSEFYDKFTIRYHISTIFKSLWQNMGHHGTFLEEFNSGKQFVRYINMLINDTTFLLDESLESLKRIHEVQEEMKNKEQWDLLPREQQQSRQSQLTQDERVSRSYLALATETVDMFHILTKQVQKPFLRPELGPRLAAMLNFNLQQLCGPKCRDLKVENPEKYGFEPKKLLDQLTDIYLQLDCARFAKAIADDQRSYSQELFEEVISKMTKAGIKSTIAIEKFKLLSEKVEEIVARNSQSEMDYSDAPDEFKDPLMDTLMTDPVILPSGNIMDRAIILRHLLNSPTDPFNRQPLNESMLESLPELKERIQAWMREKQGQGRFL; via the exons CATGTCCCAGGTGGATGTGGACTCAGGGATAGAGAACATGGAGGTGGAGGACAGTGATCGCAGGGAGAAGAGGGACCTGGCTGAAAAG GAATCCGCTGAGAACTCAGATGTCTCTGAAGAGCAGGCTCTGCAGCTCATCTGTAAGATCCTACGCGTTTCCTGGAAGGAGCAGGACAGAGACGTTATTTTTCTCCCCTTGCTCGCCGCCGAGTTCCACCAGAGCAGCCTCAAAGACG tcTTCTCTGACTTCAAAGACCTGATTGGCCAGATCCTGATGGAGGTGCTCCTGATGTCTACCCAGTTGCACGTCCACAACCCCTTTGCCAGCCTGACTGCCACGTCCGAGCCAATTGCTGCTGCCAAATCTCTTGACCACCACCTGACGCTGATCCAGCCCTCCAGCCAGGGCAGCAGTCCCATGGCCCCCTGTGCAGGCTCGTTTGGGGCCAGCTCTTTGTCCAG CCTGTACGGGTGTAGTCCGCACTCGCTGGCTTTGAATGCAGCCAGGAtgatctctccacctctctccacccccaccagcccATCCCTGCATCCAATGGTAGCCCCAAGTCCCCCTTCCATGGCCTACCCCCCTaggctctctctcaacctcccttcCGCCCCTCTGCCTATCTCCCAGCGCTACCGGCCCTACTCTGTCACCTCTCCCTTGGGGATCTCCACCCCCCCTAGCCCCAGACTGGCTAGCCTCCCTGGGCTTTCACGCGGCCCTATCACTGAAGGTCTCCCGGTACCGCCCATCATTTTGGCCCAGGCCCCGGCCCCGCCATTACCAACTAGCCCCCAGTCGGTTCCCCTCCCCTCTACTAGTCCTCATCCGCCCACCTCCATGCCCCTCCCTCTGGTACCCCCCTCACCCAGATCAGCTGCCCGAGGAGCTGCCCTCGCCACCCGGATCCCGTCTAG CCCCCTATCCCTCCTGTTCTTCGCCCTCTCTGATATGTCTCAGGACAGCAGCGAAGAAGAGCCTGAGGATGAGCAGGAGGAAGATTTTACGCAGGTCCAGTTTGGGTCCAG TCTCGGTGTGTCCGGAGGGGGAATGGCCTGGGAATCCTGCGGCGACCGGTTCACCATCGAAGCGTGCAAGGAGACAGAGATGCTCAACTACCTCATCGAGCGCTTTGACAGTGTGGGCATGGAGGAAAAGAAGGCGCCCAAG aTTTGCAGCCACCCCAGTGTCAGCCAGCTCCTCAGCAACATACGCTCACAGTGTATTTCCCACGCCGTTCTTGTCCTTCAGGGTGCCCTCACGCAGCCCAG GGGTCCTCTGCAGCAGTCCCTGCTGGTACCTTACATGCTGTGCCGTAACCTGCCGTATGGCTTTATCCAGGAGCTGGCCCGCATTACCtaccaggaggaggaggtcttCAGACAG ATCTTTGTTCCAATCCTTCAAGGGCTGGGTCTGGCTGTGAAAGAATGTTCCTTCGACAGTGACAACTTCAAATTCCCCCTGATG GCATTAGCTGAGCTATGTGAAATCAAGTTTGTGAAGACTCACCCCATGTGCAATTTG atgaCGTCTTTGCCCCTGTGGTGTCCTAAGTCTCTGAGCCCGGGGACTGGCCGAGAAGTCCAGAGACTCTCCTTCCTGGGAGCCTTCTTCAGCCTGTCGGTCTTTGCAGAGGATGAC TCCAAAGTTGGTGACAAGTACTTCTCAGGCCCTGCGATCACCACAGAGAACACTCGCGTGGTCAGTCAATCCCTGCAGCACTACCTGGAGTCAGCCCGG GGTGAAATGTTTAAAATCCTCCACAACATCCTACTGaatggagagacaagagaggtaGCTCTCAACTACATGGCAGCTCTGGTCAACCGCAATGTGAAGAAAGCCCAGATGCAG ACGGACGACAAGCTGGTGTCCACAGATGGCTTCATGATCAACTTCCTGTCGGTGCTGCAGCAGCTGAGCATGAAGATCAAGCTGGAGACGGTGGACCCCTATTATATCTTCCACCCCCACTGCCGCCTGCATGTCAGCCCCGAGGAGACCCGGCTCAAGGCCACCATGGAAGAGCTTAAGACCTGGCTGGCCGAGATGT ACAACGACCCCTCCAAGTTCTCTGAGCCCAAGTTCCCCACAGAGTGTTTCTTTCTGACACTGCACACCCACCACCTGTCCATCCTACCGGGCTGCCGACGCTACATCCGCAGACTGAGAGCCATCCGCGAGCTCaacag GACCGTGGAGGAGCTGAAGAACAGTGAGAGCCAGTGGAAGGACTCTCCGCTGGCCAGCCGACACCGAGAGATGCTAAAGAGATGCAAAACCCAGCTCAAA AAACTGGTGCGCTCCAAAGCCTGTGCCGACGCAGGGCTTCTGGATGAGAACCTTTTACGCAGATGTCTGCAGTTCTACAGTATGGTCATTCAGCTCATTCTACGCATGGTGGATCCCGCCTACCCACA CATGAGTCTACCGCTGAATCCGGAGATTCCCAAAAGCTTTGCTGCTCTGCCGGAGTTTTACATTGAAGATGTGGCCGAGTTCCTGCTTTTCGTTGTGCA GTATTCCCCTCAGGTCCTGTATGAGCCCTGCGTCCAGGACATTGTCACTTTTCTGGTGGTGTTCATCTGCAGTCAGAACTACATCCGGAACCCCTACCTGATCGCCAAGCTGGTGGAAGTGCTTTTTGTCACCAACCCGGCGGTGCAGCTGCGCACCCAGCGCTTTTCCGAGATGATGGAGAACCACCCCCTGTCCGTCAAACAGTTGGTCCCGGCCCTCATGAAGTTCTACACAG ATGTGGAGCACACCGGTGCCACCAGCGAGTTCTACGATAAGTTCACCATCCGCTACCACATCAGCACCATCTTCAAGAGCCTCTGGCAGAACATGGGCCACCACGGCACATTCTTGGAGGAGTTCAA CTCTGGCAAGCAGTTTGTGCGCTACATCAACATGTTGATCAACGACACCACCTTCCTGCTGGATGAGAGCCTGGAGTCCCTAAAGCGCATCCATGAGGTCCAGGAGGAGATGAAGAACAAGGAGCAGTGGGATCTGCTTCCCAGG GAGCAGCAGCAGAGCCGCCAGTCCCAGCTGACCCAGGACGAGCGGGTGTCGCGCTCCTACCTGGCACTGGCCACAGAGACTGTTGACATGTTCCATATCCTTACCAAGCAGGTCCAGAAGCCCTTCCTCCGGCCC GAGTTGGGGCCTCGTCTGGCAGCCATGCTGAACTTTAACCTCCAGCAGCTTTGCGGGCCGAAGTGCCGGGACCTGAAGGTGGAGAACCCAGAGAAGTATGGTTTTGAGCCCAAAAAGCTCCTGGACCAGCTTACTGACATTTACCTGCAACTTGACTGTGCCCGCTTTGCCAAGGCCATCGCCGATGACCAG CGGTCGTACAGTCAAGAACTCTTTGAGGAAGTTATTTCCAAGATGACGAAAGCCGGCATCAAGTCTACCATCGCCATTGAAAAATTCAAGCTACTATCGGAGAAGGTGGAGGAGATTGTCGCAAGGAACTCTCAGTCCGAAATGGACTACAGTGACGCACCTGATGAGTTTAAAG ATCCTCTGATGGACACCCTAATGACAGACCCTGTGATATTGCCCTCTGGGAACATCATGGACCGAGCCATCATCCTCCGCCACCTTCTCAACTCCCCCACTGACCCCTTCAACAGACAGCCGCTCAACGAAAGCATGCTGGAGTCAC TCCCTGAACTGAAGGAGAGGATCCAGGCATGGATGAGAGAGAAGCAAGGCCAGGGACGTTTCCTCTAA